The following coding sequences lie in one Aricia agestis chromosome 10, ilAriAges1.1, whole genome shotgun sequence genomic window:
- the LOC121730960 gene encoding uncharacterized protein LOC121730960 isoform X2, with protein MSATSEYERTVQQDYGPTTSNEHLYEHEFVHPLIEKMDVSNVRPQILRAVPLSPTRGDPEPDSTNPESIIHSVHNIDKDVKYHITEKRCDSDMSVDTLPRIVRFEESNIESVSRISYPVIQGTDDSGDGSYGENTATLIQAPLNAAIVHNVTKLPQNFTINVDATVGNIATIQNVSQDGTGNQTLWLPTILTTNASDNKNEENRQSGVSQIIITSESYINNTNTTNRRGNIITEASYIGRPKASKVQILSNISIPKNTNYSQQYVAQGKEITSPVYAQQNHIYKLSPNLVPTKHVNNNIQSTKPPKSQSLISASTMTQTVINSSPAKNVPYSHTYTKSTNVNKVNNGANLNAIVAASSGNTHCHILSRVVSGPNKLSVHSGRKGNALKGSKNSQNSGQGKNPRSIKIIQQTGNASKSENKTWPVASVTYKGQSNYNVETSTSMVIQKIGSPTHKNQQSISLQKVPKGERLVLQSPCGPVLISTAPLSSSLPKGPHYVQSGSTANLQYVQTYGGENQLSTVSQISANQQLTAQILQSLSQPKLMLHQGPSPLTPVKSSISPIFSTLEEPVETKPPNPKRIVFGDKTTLMTADDIIGVEERPNLFEELRRYSFQPLAFVMLDHTYALPAQKLPTPSTSNKAEVPTSPIASAPPIPITTPMSPLKRQSPTVITSVSNDIIPTTVATTTICAPMATTVAPPIERLPFKPLSLPQQDDDTASIISSVEGERRPPMPGGSDTETAPEGEEEGKTRCICDFTHDDGYMICCDRCGEWQHVDCMGIDRNNIPDAYMCELCMPRTIDRRHARIIQLRKREELNALAGSDSDSNEYPSLIPGQRRKRLLTVTTYTNTSGTCVTTYNSSLPVLPSPTPQPTLTLPKRGPKQRPKKTEVMRKGTKRKLAEKRVKRKKELMLNKSKFNSTMSSQPHWRDLFEQAMTNHYSPELRAKIMKYSSKLGNTSNMSSAITAHLCTTVPHAGGKILIATKDLRENTPVIELRGKYMLSNQHRPQLQNSARAGSQKPGPFVFFYRLPKDNTQICIDTRTYGNEARFVRRSCKPNAELQHCIVKGTLHVYLATITDVQSNTEITVGHDTNGAKQPCACGNPKHCKVNGLNTLPPRKSVDISQREKRSRNRCLSSSSPMSPPPTVTTPVTTPVKEMSPPFTHIKTEIKTEKKSPIKHEFPPMSPPKESYVPFHYNEPVKSEPLLDLKADNQEFDLTAKEEMKSDFDEPDYVKSEPEEEQELPTSIPEPPPEPQEEEIKPIEKEIKKEVPVKVQNVEKEKIVEIEKKEEIIEKDPPMEIVADNIKEEPIKEEEKIKVEEPKEKVEEERPMTREFSAKSACHDRSSRSSRTCNKESDSHDEKTDDSQDKVHTSSSKEKEKRKMTREERKMEAIMKAFERMEKAQQRKQEVKERQKRRESDPHPTNFTEKDDDDDNHCSTKRRKRRKGRARTASQSNRRRLNSADSDMLTSGDEAPHTETDANDTPENHDTTDAPAPPRESLNEDLGLSSACLLVEAAVGSVESAFKLPKTKKTMATEWIGRSPDRTPSPYHSPYRPALVTAPSLESLVRVASTMIGEIATKISGNPEFPEETPKSPPRTPGREKNRPPKKAKRVTRSTPTVEVPEVTPRTDVMQHSAKKRWLRQAISEESDAPSIETFVPESPPSEMVTPLKKRRLARESLSCDQNPIVPCNDETSPSLALEDSPVKDDSMSHTNQYSRHNIMDYYSRDRTRSDSGQGSDDQCNIDHDILNVNIKGPHDSENIRRIIGVPTPEEELPPPVITKPEDIETTNNNNLDMEESNYNKVVPMDIDTTVIAQTKLESNENSNEVKGLESPNDKVQSSQSADTSGNSSPQRDEMDDIQKKIHSFHTENILILKSRNKKPPKEKRKKVNLNFDLNMVDDQISIQLRTENTSPKTLEVNGDLHDDTNSHDDAKLHVSPENIPLPPVESTPLPPVESIPLPTSPENIPLPEETSPMPIVPPPETIPLPEEPMKPKKLVSKPKKVVSPQTKPEEKEDRPSVIDSNSAVPFSTRFSSTGLFSGIFSNMSNTFKMDTSINDNIPNMSIIKSAIDRTTSLDGRLFDKDSVSPVDDLKSVQEILTRVNNMDSNNSVILSGVLRGTTPAGTSPVRVPAPVSPVVAGAPPLAAVPCGVPAPVSPAPLSQPHPHPVRSLCSRALDPRLNPPPVDKPKPVRRKLSISEYRLRQLGAVGSCEEGTEAPCEGEGSSEVEEWSRSSASLSPQRLEAVAAAAADDLEQRLHRDLQTQLPAGVFDAQPTASERQREDLSSRLRLEYGLALPDDDARAPPDTDSSRRAR; from the exons ATGTCAGCGACATCAGAATATGAACGAACGGTCCAGCAA GATTACGGGCCGACCACCTCCAATGAACATCTTTATGAGCATGAATTTGTTCACCCATTGATTGAAAAAATGGATGTGTCTAATGTTCGTCCACAAATATTAAGGGCTGTCCCCCTCTCACCCACTCGGGGCGATCCTGAGCCAGACTCTACTAATCCCGAAAGCATCATTCATTCTGTGCATAATATTGATAAGGACGTTAAATATCACATAACAGAGAAGAGATGTGATAGTGACATGTCAGTTGACACCCTTCCCAGGATAGTTCGTTTTGAAGAAAGTAACATTGAAAGTGTTAGTAGAATTTCCTACCCCGTCATACAAGGTACTGATGACTCGGGTGATGGTAGTTACGGGGAGAATACGGCCACACTTATTCAGGCTCCTCTGAATGCGGCAATTGTTcataatgtaacaaaacttCCACAGAATTTTACAATTAATGTGGACGCAACTGTTGGTAACATAGCAACAATTCAAAATGTATCCCAAGATGGTACCGGTAATCAGACTTTGTGGTTGCCCACAATTCTTACTACGAATGCATCTGATAACAAGAATGAAGAAAACAGACAATCTGGAGTCTCACAGATTATTATTACCAGTGAAAGTTATATTAACAACACAAATACTACAAATCGTAGAGGAAATATTATAACTGAAGCCAGTTATATCGGCCGACCGAAGGCATCAAAAGTTCAGATACTGAGCAATATAtcaatacctaagaatacaaaCTATTCGCAACAATATGTTGCACAGGGCAAAGAAATTACTTCACCTGTGTATGCACAGCAAAACCACATCTACAAATTGAGTCCTAACCTAGTACCTACAAAACATGTGAACAATAATATTCAAAGTACAAAACCACCTAAGAGTCAGTCTTTGATTAGCGCATCTACCATGACTCAGACTGTTATCAACAGCAGTCCAGCAAAAAATGTGCCATACAGTCACACATACACCAAGAGCACAAACGTGAATAAGGTTAACAATGGTGCTAACCTAAACGCAATTGTTGCTGCATCATCCGGCAACACTCATTGTCACATTCTGTCCAGAGTTGTGTCAGGACCCAACAAGTTATCAGTACATTCTGGGAGAAAAGGCAATGCACTCAAGGGTTCCAAAAATTCTCAGAACTCCGGCCAAGGGAAGAATCCAAgatctattaaaattatacaacaAACAGGAAATGCAAGTAAATCAGAAAACAAGACGTGGCCGGTGGCTAGTGTCACATATAAGGGCCAATCTAATTATAATGTGGAAACGAGCACTTCTATGGTTATACAGAAGATCGGGAGCCCAACACACAAAAACCAGCAGTCAATATCACTTCAAAAAGTTCCCAAAGGAGAGAGATTGGTGTTGCAGTCGCCCTGCGGCCCAGTTCTTATATCTACGGCCCCACTTAGCTCAAGCTTGCCTAAAGGTCCACATTATGTACAATCAGGATCTACTGCAAATCTCCAATATGTTCAGACATATGGTGGGGAAAACCAGCTCTCTACAGTTTCACAGATTTCTGCTAATCAGCAGTTGACTGCACAAATCTTGCAGTCCTTATCTCAGCCAAAACTTATGTTGCACCAGGGCCCATCACCCTTGACCCCAGTGAAAAGCAGCATCAGTCCAATATTCAGTACACTCGAGGAACCAGTTGAAACGAAACCACCAAATCCAAAGAGGATTGTATT TGGCGACAAGACGACATTGATGACAGCTGATGATATTATTGGAGTTGAAGAGAGACCAAATCTTTTTGAGGAGCTGCGCAGATACTCCTTCCAACCTTTGGCATTTGTTATGCTGGATCATACTTATGCTTTACCTGCGCAGAAACTACCTACTCCTAGTACATCCAATAAGGCAGAAGTGCCAACATCACCAATAGCTTCCGCACCACCCATTCCTATCACCACTCCCATGAGCCCATTGAAGAGGCAATCTCCTACGGTGATAACTTCAGTATCAAATGATATAATACCAACAACAGTGGCTACGACCACCATTTGCGCTCCCATGGCGACAACTGTCGCACCGCCAATTGAACGCTTGCCCTTCAAACCTCTATCCCTGCCTCAGCAAGATGATGATACTGCCTCAATCATATCATCAGTGGAAGGGGAGAGAAGACCACCAATGCCCGGTGGCAGCGACACCGAGACCGCACCCGAAGGTGAAGAGGAAGGCAAAACACGATGCATTTGTGATTTTACCCATGACGACGGTTACATGATTTGCTGTGACCGTTGCGGCGAGTGGCAACACGTCGATTGTATGGGCATAGACAGAAATAACATACCAGACGCGTACATGTGCGAGCTCTGTATGCCTAGAACAATAGACAGACGTCATGCTAGAATTATCCAATTACGGAAACGAGAGGAATTGAATGCCCTGGCCGGGTCGGACTCAGATTCGAATGAGTATCCATCGCTGATACCAGGACAGCGACGAAAGAGGTTGCTTACTGTAACAACATACACTAATACTTCAGGAACTTGTGTCACAACATACAATTCTAGTTTACCGGTGCTACCGTCTCCTACCCCGCAGCCAACGTTGACACTCCCGAAGCGGGGCCCAAAGCAGCGCCCGAAGAAAACGGAAGTGATGAGAAAAGGTACGAAACGGAAACTCGCCGAGAAAAGGGTTAAAAGGAAGAAGGAACTGATGTTGAATAAGAGCAAATTCAACTCAACCATGTCGAGCCAACCGCACTGGCGTGACTTATTCGAGCAGGCTATGACAAATCATTACAGTCCAGAATTGAGAGCCAAAATCATGAAGTACAGTAGTAAACTTGGCAACACGTCCAACATGTCTTCTGCAATCACTGCACATTTATGCACTACAGTACCACACGCTGGTGGTAAAATTCTGATTGCTACTAAAGATCTGAGAGAAAACACACCAGTCATTGAGTTGAGAGGAAAATATATGCTGTCTAACCAACACAGACCTCAATTGCAAAATTCAGCCAGAGCTGGCAGTCAAAAGCCAGGTCCTTTCGTATTTTTCTATCGCCTGCCCAAAGACAATACTCAAATATGCATAGATACCCGAACATATGGTAATGAGGCACGATTTGTGCGTAGATCTTGTAAACCTAACGCGGAACTACAGCATTGCATCGTAAAAGGTACATTACATGTATATTTAGCGACCATCACCGATGTCCAATCCAACACTGAAATAACCGTCGGTCATGATACCAATGGCGCTAAACAACCCTGCGCATGCGGGAACCCGAAACACTGCAAAGTGAACGGCTTAAACACACTTCCACCGAGGAAAAGTGTGGATATATCACAGAGGGAGAAGAGAAGTAGGAACAGATGTTTGAGCTCTTCATCACCTATGTCACCTCCACCGACAGTAACCACCCCAGTGACTACACCAGTCAAAGAAATGTCGCCACCCTTTACACATATAAAAACAGAAATCAAAACTGAAAAGAAATCACCGATTAAACATGAGTTTCCACCTATGTCTCCACCTAAGGAATCATATGTACCTTTCCATTACAATGAGCCTGTTAAATCCGAGCCATTATTAGATCTGAAAGCAGACAATCAAGAATTCGATCTCACTGCTAAAGAAGAAATGAAATCTGACTTTGATGAACCAGATTATGTTAAAAGTGAACCAGAGGAGGAACAGGAGCTACCAACATCTATACCGGAACCGCCTCCGGAACCTCAGGAGGAAGAAATAAAACCTATAGAAAAGGAAATTAAAAAAGAGGTACCTGTAAAAGTTCAGAATGTTGAAAAAGAAAAGATTGTAGAAattgaaaagaaagaagaaattaTTGAGAAGGATCCACCAATGGAGATAGTTGCAGATAATATTAAAGAGGAACCAATAAAGgaagaagaaaaaataaaagttgAGGAGCCTAAGGAGAAAGTTGAAGAAGAAAGACCAATGACAAGAGAATTTTCTGCAAAATCGGCATGTCACGATAGGTCCTCTAGATCTAGTCGGACTTGTAATAAAGAGTCTGACTCTCATGACGAGAAAACTGATGATTCTCAAGATAAAGTGCATACATCTAGTAGTAAGGAAAAAGAAAAACGGaaaatg ACACGAGAGGAGCGCAAGATGGAAGCGATAATGAAAGCATTTGAGAGGATGGAGAAGGCACAGCAGAGGAAACAAGAAGTAAAAGAAAGACAAAAGAGAAGAGAATCTGATCCTCATCCCACTAACTTCACAGAGAAagacgatgatgatgacaaCCATTGCAGCACCAAAAGACGAAAGAG gAGGAAAGGACGTGCGCGTACGGCATCTCAGTCCAACCGACGCCGTCTTAACTCTGCTGACAGTGACATGTTGACTTCTGGAGATGAGGCACCGCACACAGAAACTGATGCTAATGATACACCAGAGAATCATGATACCACAGACGCACCAGCACCACCACGAGAATCTCTAAATGAG GATCTTGGGTTAAGCTCTGCATGTCTCCTTGTGGAAGCGGCGGTCGGGTCAGTCGAATCAGCTTTCAAACTACCCAAAACTAAGAAGACCATGGCCACTGAATGGATAGGCCGCTCGCCTGACCGAACACCCTCGCCCTATCATTCTCCCTACAGACCAGCCTTAGTGACTGCCCCGTCACTAGAGAGCTTAGTGCGAGTCGCATCTACCATGATCGGAGAGATTGCCACTAAGATAAGTGGCAACCCAGAATTTCCAGAAGAAACACCCAAATCACCTCCTAGGACGCCTGGGAGAGAGAAAAATAGACCACCAAAGAAGGCGAAGAGGGTAACTCGAAGTACACCGACAGTAGAAGTGCCAGAGGTCACTCCTCGGACAGATGTTATGCAACACAGCGCTAAGAAGCGGTGGCTAAGGCAAGCCATCAGCGAGGAAAGCGATGCGCCAAGTATAG AAACCTTTGTTCCAGAATCACCTCCCAGTGAAATGGTGACGCCATTGAAGAAGAGGAGATTAGCACGGGAATCACTGTCGTGTGATCAGAACCCTATAGTGCCT TGCAATGACGAGACATCGCCATCACTCGCTCTAGAGGACTCTCCAGTCAAAGACGACTCAATGTCACACACCAATCAgtatagcagacacaatatCATGGATTATTACAGCAGAGATCGAACACGGTCGGACAGTGGGCAGGGCTCCGACGACCAGTGTAACATTGACCATGACATACTCAACGTAAACATTAAGGGACCTCACGATAGCGAAAACATCCGGAGGATAATCGGAGTACCGACTCCTGAGGAGGAGCTTCCTCCACCAGTGATAACAAAACCCGAGGACATTGAgacaacaaacaataataacttgGATATGGAGGAGAGCAACTACAATAAGGTCGTTCCGATGGACATAGATACTACCGTCATAGCTCAGACCAAACTAGAGTCTAATGAAAACAGCAACGAGGTCAAAGGACTCGAGAGTCCCAACGATAAAGTACAAAGCTCCCAATCAGCCGACACTAGTGGTAATTCTTCACCGCAGCGAGACGAGATGGACGATATACAGAAAAAGATACACTCGTTTCACACGGAAAACATACTCATACTGAAGAGCAGAAACAAAAAGCCACCAAAGGAGAAGAGAAAAAAGGTGAACCTGAATTTTGATCTAAATATGGTAGACGACCAAATCAGTATTCAGTTGAGGACAGAGAACACGAGTCCGAAGACTCTAGAAGTGAATGGGGATTTGCACGACGACACTAACTCGCACGATGATGCCAAGTTGCACGTTTCGCCGGAAAACATACCGCTGCCACCCGTGGAGTCTACACCGCTGCCACCCGTGGAGTCTATACCGCTGCCTACGTCTCCGGAGAATATTCCGCTGCCAGAGGAAACAAGCCCCATGCCTATAGTGCCTCCACCGGAGACTATTCCTCTCCCTGAGGAGCCCATGAAACCCAAAAAGCTCGTATCCAAACCGAAAAAAGTCGTGTCGCCTCAAACGAAACCGGAGGAAAAGGAGGATCGACCCTCTGTAATCGACAGCAATTCGGCAGTCCCGTTCTCGACGCGGTTCAGCTCGACGGGTCTGTTCTCAGGGATATTCAGCAACATGTCCAACACTTTCAAAATGGACACCTCCATCAACGACAACATACCCAACATGTCTATAATAAAAAGTGCAATAGATAGGACTACAAGTTTAGATGGTAGGTTATTTGATAAGGACAGTGTTAGCCCGGTGGACGATTTGAAAAGTGTGCAAGAGATATTGACTCGTGTGAACAATATGGACTCGAATAACAGTGTAATATTGTCGGGGGTGCTGCGGGGGACGACGCCTGCGGGGACGTCGCCGGTTCGAGTCCCCGCTCCGGTGTCCCCGGTCGTGGCTGGCGCTCCGCCCCTCGCGGCCGTGCCCTGCGGAGTCCCAGCGCCGGTGTCGCCCGCGCCGCTCTCTCAGCCCCATCCGCATCCGGTGCGGTCGCTCTGCTCGCGAGCGCTGGACCCGCGTTTAAACCCACCGCCCGTCGACAAGCCCAAGCCCGTCAGAAGAAAG CTGTCCATCAGCGAGTATCGGTTACGGCAGCTCGGGGCCGTGGGGAGCTGTGAGGAGGGCACAGAAGCGCCCTGCGAGGGCGAAGGCTCCTCGGAGGTGGAGGAGTGGTCGCGGTCGTCGGCGTCGTTGTCGCCGCAGCGGCTTGAGGCTGTCGCGGCGGCTGCGGCTGATGACCTCGAGCAGCGCTTGCACAGGGACCTCCAGACGCAGCTACCAGCAG GTGTGTTCGACGCCCAGCCGACGGCGTCGGAGCGCCAGCGAGAGGACCTCAGCTCGCGGCTGCGCCTCGAGTACGGCCTCGCGCTGCCCGACGACGACGCGCGAGCGCCGCCAGATACCG ATTCGTCGAGGCGGGCGAGATAG